The proteins below are encoded in one region of Ricinus communis isolate WT05 ecotype wild-type chromosome 6, ASM1957865v1, whole genome shotgun sequence:
- the LOC8260101 gene encoding putative serine/threonine-protein kinase: protein MEVAENPSSILKRMKRSLLSHRSTLVTSLSCFTCFSSSSEVSSSDESSQGSQQILQNVHAFSYRELKVATNSFHLSNKIGEGGFGSVYKGMLENGKFVAVKVLSAESRQGDKEFLSEIASLSSISHENLVILHGACIDGPCRILVYDYMENGNLAQILLGGDKIKRKFCWRVRREISLGIAEGLAHIHEEIKPHIVHRDIKASNILLDQNFAPKVSDFGLSKLFADNITHISTRVAGTLGYLAPEYAISGHLTRKSDIYSFGVLLLEIVSGRTAVDFDLELGEHFLVEKAWEMYKENKLVHLVDPMLNGNNLIEEEAIRFLKVALLCVQEKCGLRPKLSKAVKMMRGEINISSIEISKPGLINDFMNVKIGERRQSSQSITTICSPQLYPNL from the exons ATGGAGGTGGCTGAGAACCCATCATCAATCTTGAAGAGGATGAAACGAAGTCTATTAAGCCATCGAAGCACGTTGGTTACTTCTCTCTCTTGCTTCACATGCTTCTCTTCTTCCTCAGAAGTTTCCTCTTCAGATGAAAGCTCAcaag GAAGTCAGCAAATTCTCCAAAATGTTCATGCCTTCTCATATAGAGAACTGAAAGTTGCTACCAATAGCTTTCATCTATCGAACAAAATTGGCGAAGGTGGATTTGGTTCTGTTTATAAG GGAATGCTAGAAAATGGGAAATTTGTAGCTGTGAAGGTGCTATCAGCAGAATCAAGACAAGGAGACAAGGAATTTTTATCAGAAATAGCTTCACTGTCCAGTATTAGCCATGAAAATCTTGTTATACTGCATGGCGCTTGCATTGACGGTCCCTGCAGAATTCTTGTTTACGACTATATGGAAAATGGCAACCTTGCTCAAATTTTGCTTG GTGGggacaaaattaaaagaaagtttTGTTGGAGAGTAAGAAGAGAAATCTCATTAGGAATTGCTGAAGGGCTGGCTCATATTCATGAGGAAATAAAACCCCATATTGTGCACAGAGATATAAAGGCTAGCAATATACTTTTGGATCAGAATTTTGCTCCTAAAGTTTCAGATTTTGGGCTCTCTAAACTCTTTGCAGATAATATCACCCACATCAGTACAAGAGTGGCAGGCACATT AGGTTATCTTGCTCCGGAATATGCAATTAGCGGACACTTGACAAGGAAATCAGACATATATAGTTTTGGAGTGCTGCTTCTTGAGATAGTGAGTGGAAGAACAGCTGTTGATTTCGACTTGGAACTTGGGGAACACTTCCTTGTCGAAAAG GCATGGGAAATGTACAAGGAAAACAAGCTTGTGCACTTAGTGGATCCTATGCTAAATGGAAATAACTTGATAGAGGAAGAAGCAATTAGATTTCTAAAAGTTGCATTACTTTGTGTTCAAGAGAAATGTGGGCTCAGACCAAAATTGTCAAAAGCTGTTAAGATGATGAGAGGTGAAATCAACATTAGCAGTATAGAAATATCAAAGCCAGGACTTATCAATGATTTCATGAATGTGAAGATTGGAGAAAGAAGACAGAGCTCACAAAGCATCACCACCATTTGCAGCCCACAGTTATACCCTAATTTGTAA